A part of Dreissena polymorpha isolate Duluth1 chromosome 13, UMN_Dpol_1.0, whole genome shotgun sequence genomic DNA contains:
- the LOC127854635 gene encoding uncharacterized protein LOC127854635 encodes MQNSELRDEITYLKSQSMRNNLLFGGIKEPENERPQDVEAKVRSFIIDKLQLAQDLVNSMVIERAHRIGAKNSDQNQNRSRMIVCKFANFKDRESIRKQGHLLKDTNFSIREQFPPEIVERRRKLFPQLKAARDAGKRAWLAYDTLYVDGKPMQKK; translated from the coding sequence ATGCAGAATTCAGAGCTACGTGACGAAATCACATATTTGAAGTCCCAAAGCATGCGGAATAATCTTTTATTCGGGGGCATAAAAGAACCTGAAAATGAACGACCACAGGATGTCGAAGCAAAGGTTCGATCGTTTATCATTGACAAGTTGCAGCTTGCTCAAGACCTGGTCAACTCGATGGTCATTGAACGGGCGCATCGAATCGGAGCCAAGAATTCTGACCAGAATCAAAATCGCAGCCGAATGATTGTCTGCAAGTTCGCTAACTTCAAGGACAGGGAATCCATTCGAAAACAGGGCCACCTCTTGAAGGACACGAACTTTTCCATTAGAGAGCAGTTCCCACCTGAGATCGTCGAGCGCAGACGCAAACTGTTTCCCCAGTTAAAGGCCGCGCGTGATGCCGGAAAGAGAGCATGGCTTGCTTACGATACGCTATATGTCGACGGAAAACCAATGCAGAAGAAGTAA